The bacterium genome includes a region encoding these proteins:
- a CDS encoding long-chain-fatty-acid--CoA ligase, with amino-acid sequence MRAPLSPLQFFRRAADVYADWPAVVDGDTRYRYGEFADRCLRLAAGLRAALAPGDRVAVLAPNTHRALECYTAVPLAGAVLVPLNTRLGPAEYRYILGHSDCRMVLADPAFADLAGGLCDEAGRRLVLLSAEPPGGGRPAPTVEELIAAVPAGGARRLLEAVDEVDESAAITINYTSGTSGRPKGVVMTHRQTALNVLDVVVHARLTAADVYLHTLPMFHVNGWGGVWAMAAAGARQVCLPRVDPPAVVRLIDAEGVTVAFAAPTVLVMLGGDSSTRGWRPRQRVRWYVGGAPPPAALITRCEEELGFEIVHVYGLTETGPWLTVCEWRAAWDTLPLAERAAIKARQGVGQIAAGRVRVAREDLSDVARDGAEIGEIVVRGPTVTPGYYRDPEATAAATAGGWFHTGDLAVVHPDGYLEIVDRKKDLIISGGENISSVQVEGVLYQHPAVLEAAVVASPDPVWGEVPRAYVVLRPGARATVAELIAFCRARLAHFKAPKIVDLMEALPKTATGKIQKYVLRAAPSAGPPTPDPPGGDADASS; translated from the coding sequence GTGCGGGCCCCGTTGTCGCCCCTGCAATTCTTTCGCCGCGCCGCGGACGTCTACGCGGATTGGCCCGCCGTCGTCGACGGCGACACGCGGTACCGGTACGGGGAGTTCGCCGACCGGTGCCTGCGCCTCGCCGCCGGCCTGCGCGCGGCCCTCGCGCCGGGGGACCGGGTCGCGGTGCTCGCGCCGAACACCCACCGGGCCCTCGAGTGCTACACCGCCGTCCCGCTCGCCGGGGCCGTGCTCGTGCCGCTGAACACGCGCCTCGGCCCGGCGGAGTATCGTTACATCCTCGGGCACAGCGACTGCCGCATGGTGCTGGCCGACCCGGCCTTTGCCGATCTCGCCGGCGGGCTCTGTGACGAGGCCGGCCGGCGTCTCGTGCTGCTCTCCGCGGAGCCCCCTGGAGGGGGCAGGCCGGCGCCGACCGTGGAAGAGCTGATCGCCGCGGTCCCGGCCGGGGGCGCCCGGCGGCTTCTCGAGGCAGTCGACGAGGTCGATGAGAGCGCCGCGATCACCATCAATTACACCAGCGGGACGTCCGGACGCCCGAAGGGCGTCGTGATGACCCACCGGCAGACGGCGCTCAACGTCCTCGACGTGGTGGTCCACGCGCGCCTCACCGCCGCCGACGTCTACCTCCACACGCTGCCGATGTTTCACGTGAACGGGTGGGGCGGCGTGTGGGCCATGGCCGCCGCGGGCGCGCGACAGGTGTGCCTGCCCCGCGTCGACCCGCCCGCGGTGGTCCGGCTCATCGACGCCGAAGGCGTCACCGTCGCCTTCGCCGCGCCGACCGTGCTCGTCATGCTCGGCGGAGATTCAAGCACGCGCGGCTGGCGGCCCCGGCAGCGCGTGCGGTGGTACGTCGGCGGGGCGCCGCCGCCGGCGGCCCTGATCACGCGGTGCGAGGAAGAGTTGGGGTTCGAGATCGTGCACGTCTACGGCCTCACCGAGACCGGGCCGTGGCTCACCGTGTGCGAGTGGCGCGCGGCCTGGGACACCCTGCCGCTCGCGGAGCGCGCCGCGATCAAGGCGCGGCAGGGCGTGGGCCAGATCGCCGCCGGCCGCGTGCGCGTCGCGCGTGAGGATCTCAGCGACGTGGCGCGCGACGGGGCGGAGATCGGCGAGATCGTCGTGCGCGGGCCGACCGTCACGCCGGGGTACTATCGGGATCCTGAGGCCACCGCGGCCGCGACGGCCGGCGGCTGGTTCCACACCGGCGATCTCGCCGTCGTGCATCCCGACGGCTACCTCGAGATCGTGGACCGCAAGAAGGATCTCATCATCAGCGGGGGCGAGAACATCTCCTCGGTGCAAGTCGAGGGCGTGCTCTACCAGCACCCCGCGGTGCTGGAAGCCGCGGTCGTGGCCTCGCCGGATCCGGTGTGGGGAGAAGTACCGCGGGCCTACGTCGTCCTCCGGCCCGGGGCGCGGGCGACCGTCGCCGAGTTGATCGCGTTCTGCCGGGCGCGGCTGGCGCATTTCAAGGCGCCGAAGATCGTCGACCTGATGGAGGCGCTGCCCAAAACGGCGACCGGCAAGATCCAGAAGTACGTGCTCCGGGCGGCGCCGTCCGCGGGCCCCCCGACGCCGGATCCCCCTGGGGGAGATGCCGATGCCTCTTCGTAG